From the Lolium rigidum isolate FL_2022 chromosome 2, APGP_CSIRO_Lrig_0.1, whole genome shotgun sequence genome, one window contains:
- the LOC124687676 gene encoding uncharacterized protein LOC124687676, translating to MASSSNPETMDMDPPGLSIAVERNPPESRLVQLGVKSWPKWGCPTGKFPVKFDARQTCYLLKGKVRAHIKGSTECVEFGAGDLVVFPKGLSCTWDVVAAVDKYYKFDSS from the exons ATGGCCTCGAGCTCAAACCCGGAGACCATGGACATGGACCCACCTGGCCTCTCCATCGCCGTCGAGCGCAACCCGCCGGAGTCGCGCCTGGTTCAGCTCGGCGTCAAGTCCTGGCCCAA ATGGGGTTGCCCGACGGGGAAGTTTCCGGTGAAGTTCGACGCGAGGCAGACGTGCTACCTGCTGAAGGGCAAGGTGAGGGCGCACATCAAGGGCTCGACGGAGTGCGTGGAGTTCGGCGCCGGTGACCTCGTCGTCTTCCCCAAGGGGCTCAGCTGCACCTgggacgtcgtcgccgccgtcgacaaGTACTACAAGTTCGATTCATCTTGA